Proteins encoded by one window of Chondromyces crocatus:
- a CDS encoding type II toxin-antitoxin system RelE/ParE family toxin, whose translation MSTIRWTRHAVADLLAIGDDIARGNSAAARAGVERLGACAQAAAEAPRAGRVVPEVAQ comes from the coding sequence GTGAGCACGATTCGCTGGACCCGGCACGCCGTCGCCGATCTCCTGGCCATTGGCGATGACATCGCCCGCGGCAACTCCGCAGCAGCTCGCGCCGGGGTCGAGCGTCTCGGAGCATGCGCCCAGGCCGCCGCAGAAGCACCGCGCGCAGGTCGGGTCGTGCCTGAGGTCGCGCAATGA
- a CDS encoding SH3 domain-containing protein, which yields MVVGVGALMVGLVGLVVWGFATSMNSGSASNSSTSGPQVASGKGIAASGSTPVSSAGLVVPVPGNTSAPLRNGPGFGSQVLKQFPSGTRVVARRFQETPGKNTPDRWYEVALAADASVTGWMHGDVLQFQQEPANKPASVAAPQGRAAETTDLPPEDVGLVDTRRGWEWSDRCWRNLQAGNLRWARNECMMGMNLPADSPAPMSSLLYNLGLIEEREGAKARSAEYFKRSLALREHPEVRAALLRVE from the coding sequence ATGGTCGTCGGTGTCGGGGCGCTGATGGTGGGGCTGGTGGGGCTGGTCGTCTGGGGGTTTGCGACATCCATGAACTCCGGGTCGGCGTCGAATTCATCGACATCCGGCCCGCAGGTCGCGTCCGGGAAGGGAATCGCAGCATCGGGCTCCACACCCGTCTCGTCGGCCGGGCTCGTGGTGCCCGTCCCCGGCAACACGTCGGCGCCCTTGCGCAATGGTCCCGGGTTCGGGAGCCAGGTGTTGAAACAATTCCCCTCGGGGACACGGGTCGTGGCGCGGCGCTTTCAGGAGACGCCCGGGAAGAACACGCCAGACCGCTGGTACGAGGTCGCGCTCGCGGCGGATGCGTCGGTGACCGGGTGGATGCATGGCGACGTACTCCAGTTCCAGCAGGAGCCAGCGAACAAGCCCGCGAGCGTCGCGGCTCCTCAAGGGCGCGCCGCAGAGACCACGGATCTGCCGCCCGAGGACGTCGGACTCGTGGATACGCGCCGTGGCTGGGAATGGTCGGACCGGTGCTGGCGCAATCTCCAGGCGGGCAACCTTCGCTGGGCACGTAATGAGTGCATGATGGGGATGAACCTGCCCGCAGACTCGCCAGCGCCCATGTCGTCGCTGCTCTACAACCTCGGCCTGATCGAGGAGCGCGAAGGGGCGAAGGCGCGCAGCGCGGAGTACTTCAAGCGCTCGCTGGCGCTGCGCGAGCACCCCGAGGTGCGGGCGGCGCTGCTGCGCGTCGAGTAG
- a CDS encoding DUF3892 domain-containing protein — protein sequence MIFITHVRMAKGTEHEHISDVKWRDENGKIGSNTVKEMVDLIKKNKVVVNVKDGEKIVPVVVVDDSYLRTKADGKLTNNLLSLPRF from the coding sequence ATGATTTTCATCACCCACGTTCGCATGGCCAAGGGAACCGAACACGAGCACATCAGTGACGTCAAATGGCGCGATGAGAACGGAAAAATTGGCAGCAATACCGTGAAAGAAATGGTCGACTTGATCAAAAAGAACAAGGTCGTCGTCAACGTGAAGGATGGCGAGAAGATTGTTCCTGTCGTGGTCGTGGACGACTCGTACCTTCGCACGAAGGCCGATGGCAAATTGACCAACAACCTCCTGTCGCTGCCCCGCTTCTGA